TGGGAACTGGTAAGAGGTTAACTCTATTGCTTGCTTTGCCTATGTTTGAGAAAGAGATTAGGAAGCTAATAGAAGGTATGCTTCTTTGTAATATCTATTTTAAGTGGATGCATGTGTGAACTTGGCAATATCTTAGTATGATTCACAGATGGAGAAAACAACTTGGTAGAATGACATCTCACAGAGTTGGGATCATCTCACCTTCATTTTTCTCTCCCAGTCAGTCGCAGCGTCAAATTATATCTGTCTAGGCATTTTAGTTGTTTTTATAATCATTAATAAGATTATAAACCTGTCTAGTTAACTCGTGAAGAGTTTATAGAtttattttgatattttcttGAAAGAATCATTTATAATGCCAATTTTTTGGCCTAGGCATTTGCCTCAAACCAACCATGCTATGCAACAGTTGAGAAAGCGTGAAATGTTGAGTAAATGCAAGATAGGTACAAGTGGGAATTTGTGAAAATCGTGAGCCAATACAAGATGGTGACAACATTGGGATCTCTGTTTAACACGTGATTGCAATTTGGTGTGCAAATCTTTTGTGGGTAAGATTAAACGCCACTTCTGAGCCCATGCATAAGAAGGATATGCACTGGATAATTGGCATTGTATGTTTTATCCTTGTTTTGATTGTCCTGAGCCTACTAGCTATTGGATACTGATGTTCAAGGGACTGATGTACAAGTGACTGTCCCTTGACTCCTTTGTGCAAGTGTTAATGGAGCAAGAGCCTTATTGCATAATATAGATTCATTGGACAACTATATATGGGTTCTCCGACATGGAAGAATTGGTTTACTATATATGGGTTCTCGGACCTGGAAGAATTTGTTTTTATTAAACGCATTATCTCTGAGGTGCTTAGTCATTAGCTTGTGCTTAAGGAACTTCAAATTTGTTTCACTACTGACCGTGTAGAACAAGTGATCGTTGGAAAATTAGCTGCTCAGGCTGATGAAAGATTGGCTGATAGTGAAGAGGCACCTAGCTGCTTTGAAAACTGCTTTTGTGACCTTTACTTCAACGCCCAGATTAGAAAAATGAAAGAGTGGAAAAGGCACATAACTTAActtgattgttttttttattttaattttgttttgttgtttttatatataatatatatctaATTTCAAACATGCAGTTAGGTTTTacattcaatttcttttcttcacaATAATCATGGTACCAGAgcatttgtgagttgtgacaccattttctgtttatttgcaTTCTAACCGCAGATGCATCAAGCCATATCATCATTAGACCTTGCTTTACACGATGCCAGATGAGTTCAACAACTGTAGGACTAGTCATATCAGTTGTACCAGAACAACTACTATTACTAATTTTGGTCCGTATCCTAAATTAGGCTCAAATGGGACATATATCCTAAATTAGGCTTCTTTGCACCAACTGAAACATGAGTTTCTTATTTCTATTGAGCCAGCAAGATATCACCCGTGCTCATATAAGCTTGCATTTTCATGTCTTTAGGAGCTCACTTTGAGGAGCAAGCAAGCCTTTGTCAAATGTTATAGACACTTGATAATTACGTCttactatatatataaacatgcaAAATGCTACTACTTAGCAAAGATCCTAGGTAAGAATATTATAGGGTAGGTCAAGGGTAAGGTTATCTTGCTATAATGCTGATTAGGTGGAGTTAGGCGTGAATATTTGCTCGGGATTGATAGTTTGATAACATAATATGTTGGATATCTGGCAAGATATAAGTACATAGTCAAAGTAGTTTTCTCTTGCTAAATACATGTAATGCTGTCAAAATCTTTATGTatttatgtatgtatgtatgtattagTTTTGTTTGCCACTGTCAGTACTCAATAGTCGTTGACATAGTTACCTTATAACATTTTTCCAAGTCCTTGTCATACAGGATGATGGTGGAACCTCCGTAAGACATTTTATTAATGACATTGATTGGATTTATCGCAGCAAATCACATTACTAGTTGCTTCACCATCGTATTTCCTTACCGAGTGTACAATTCCTAAGACGACGTGATGCCGTGATGGATGTGAAGATTTAAGTACGTACTTAGAAGATTGGAACCATATGATTCCATTTATAATTCACCACTTTGACAACTGGTTGCTTTCTTTCGAATAGTTATTTTACAGCCGGCGCAACATACTTACGCCTGATCGTAGATATGCCATTGTCGTTCTGGTATAACATGCCATGACTCATAGGTTGATTTGATTTTAACAGTACATGCTACTTTTGCTATCAGACTGGGTTTACTTGCTATGTTGGCCCGCTCGTACGCCATTTGCTAGCATAATGTTCATCATTTGGGTTGATTATGCGAATCACAGTCATTCACTcattcatatcatcaacatagatcAACCGTTTCCGTTTGGTTGCTGATTAGCCGTTCATGTAAGCTTAGATGGCTGTACACAGCGAGCTTTCTTGTGTAGTATTTGATTAACCTGCCTGAATTTGCAAAATTTTTGTTATGAGCCCATATAAGATGACGCGCCAATTTCTCCGATCAATAATTAATGACTATGATTAGTCCGCACTCTTATACTGCCGACTAAAGTTGCACACTTGCAAATCatcgaaaaggaaaaataaaaaaaactttaacCCACCCCTGCAGTCTTATACTGCCGACAAAGTTGCGTATTAACAGGTTAACTTGTTAATTATTACCAACTTACTAGCTTCTGATTCACCTATTCCTTTGCATTTTGACAGTTCATGCATCTTCAGCAAATCCCAACTtcgaaatttttccagaaaaaaaaaaatggaactgATTAGTCTGACTGCAATACCAAATTGGGCCTAAAACACTAAACGATCTGTTACTCATCTCCTGCCGACTAACTGACATAGTAATGGGTTCGGTATACATTTCTGATGAAAATTCAGATTCTCATCCCGGAAAAATcaaaaatgctcattttagagttcatttttctttttcatgaataaattcaaaatagccctttttgataaaaaaaaattaaaaaaaaaaggttagatTTTAACCAAGATCATTAGATTGGATGGACAAAATACCTTTCAAATATGTATTCGATCCCCCTTCAGGTGCATTCGAACCCCGGTCGAGTCGTATTCTGAGGAGGGTTTTAACCAAAACTCCAAAAGGATTCCTATTTTGTTGAAGAGAAATGATGTTTCTGTTCATCAACATCAAATGTTAACTTACttgaaaatttgaaagaaaagacTATTTTTATTTGGAGTTTTGAGCACTTCTTTAATCAATGCCCATCAATTCTAGTACAACTTTTCAAGTCACTTTCAAGCGATATTATTTATAAACAGAAGCTGTTCCTCAAATATGGGGTTAGTGCAGcgaaaacaaaaagaaccatTTCAAATCCAAGTACCCATGATCGATGCTTACAGAAGCTATAGGACAACATGCAAAACCCAAATTCTTAATCAAAATTGACATAAAAGATACTAGTGCGTAGCTTCAAATTTGTTTAGCAGAGTGATTAATTGTTTAGACTATAGTTAATCATAGTAGAAGCTTATATTAGCTGCTATTGATACAAGCCAATACAGGGAGGCTGCTTATGTGAAACTTTTGTTCTTAATAATACAAAGGTCTCTATTCTTACTtttctctcttgttttcttcAATAAAGAAATACAGAAAGCAAGAAATGCAAACGTTATCAAAATTGTCCAAAGTTTTCCATAATTTTGTAGAAAATTAATTATATatcaataaaatatattataccATCACAATCTCATTTCTTTCATATTTAACTCCCTCGATAGTATTTGTGTTGTTTTACCACTAACATTTGATTTAGTGATACGATAATTCATCCCTCTCTTATATTAAAAGTCAAACCTTCGTTTTGTAATATATAAAACACAAAAgcaaactaaaaaagaaaacataaatatacaaatcCATTTCCATTTCTTTCAACCATCTTATTTTATCTATCATATATTCTCTGTTTTATTCCACAACTCTTATTTCACTTGTTTCCCAAAATGGGTAAATTTCCACAGTTCCATGTAGATATTTTTATTGCTTGACAAGCTTCCTCTATATATAATAGTGGTCTTCGGTCTTCTCCTTCAGCAAACGCACATCCTCAGCTTGAAAGAGCAAATGTGTATCTTCCCTCTCCTACAAAACAAGTACTCAACGCTCATCAGGCTCTACTTAACCACAAGTTTCTGATTTCATACAATTCCATAAAAATGGAGAACCAAATCCATCCCTTATGGCGCGTGCGATTAGCCGCTGCTCTCCGAACCGCCTTAGCCTGCACCATAGTCGGCTGTGCCACCCTCTACAGCCCGAAACCTATCCGCAATTTCTTAACCTACCCATCTTATTCTTACATGACAACAATCCTTATAGTCTCGGACGCAACCCTCGGCCAGACCCTTATGAGCTGTTGGCACGTGGTCTACGCCACGTGCCAGGTGGTGGCTTCTTCCGTGTTGGTCCTGTGGCTGGTTGGACCAGCACGGTTCACTAACGAGGTGGCGGCAGCGGCCATGGCCGTCAGCGTGTTTGTGGTGGCGCTGCCGGGGTCGACGCACTTGATGTCCAAGAGGATCGCGTTTGGGCAGTTTGTGAATGTTTACGTGGGTACTGTTGTTTATGGTTCTAATACTCGGATCGTCGTGCACCCAACTCAGGTGGCGGCGAGTACGGCACTTGGAGCTTTGGCTTCTGTTCTTGCTATGATGTTTCCATATCCTCGGCTAGCTTACTATGAGGTATTATAACTCGTTAATATCCATTTGATACTCTTCTTTGCATGTCGTTCGAATTAGACCATCACTGAATCTCAAAAGCTTAAAACTAGAGAAGTGAGCGAAACTTTGTATCCCATGCTAAAATACTCCCCATGACGTGCCAGAAAGGGTAAATGAGAATGAGAATTAGATGTTTGGGCTGGGAGAAACCAAGGTTCATTACTATACACCAAAAGTTGAAGCTTGTTTGTGACGTGAATACCTCACAAACCAAGAAAGACATGAGAATGAGAATTAGATGTTTGGGCTGGGAGAAACCAAGGTTCATTACTATACACCAAAAGTTGAAGCTGTTAATTAGCTGTAAGCTATTCACGATATTCTTCCCTACACCCCGATATCGATCATCGTGTTTGTGTTAGAAAATCACCTAACTAAGCCCGAGCCTATTTAGTTTAGTAAGATACTCAGATACAGTACTTTTTCAGTTGTAAACGACAAAGTTCATATTAATCTGTCTTAAAATTAGGGTGTTATAGCTGGGACGGAGAAATACACATGGTTTCAAGACTAGTTTACTAAACAATACATGTAATTAGGAAAAAGACCAACAATATATAATTAGCTTTAATCGGTCACTCTTAATTTGCACTTGCGGGGGTGCAAATTAACACTGTCATTACGACAGTGTTATCCATGCTCCTGAAAGACTGGAGGAGGTGTTTGGAGAACGCGTACCAACGTAGCGTACAGAGCCATTCTTGAAGATACGATCAATTATCAGCTAATAACGCTTTATAATGCAAGTTGAACTAGTCTTGGTCTAAGTCTAAGAGGTTTGACAGGTGAACCAACCAGAGTGAAGCCAATAACTATAATACATTAATTCCATCTCCCAAATCGGCTAATATATATGTCATAAGAGTTGACAATCTAACATAAGCATTTTGTTTCTCCAACTCCTTCGGCAAATGGCAGCTTGCTGGATTAATTTGCCGGAATGCAggaaataattaatttatatatgttcAAGTCCTTTCTTATTACGTACATAATCATTCCTACATGGCTACATATATAGGTATAAATTAGTAAGAGATAATGACTTGATCGATCCAAAACAAGCATGGGATTCGTGGTCCAATTGCATTCAATACATACAGTTATTTCGTCTTGTCTGATCGTCTCTTTTAACCTAACAACAAAATGATCGATGGAATATACGCATGCAAGTATGAAGTATTGTTAAACTCTTTGCATGAGTCACAAAATCATTTGCATGAATTAACATTAACCCCATTGAAGCATTCCTGGTCTCTATATATAATTCTGAGCATCCAGCTAGTGATTCTGTATTTCGATCGACACAGGCGTGTTGTAGATTAGATGAACAAAAAGAACTATGGGATCCATAAAACTATGAACAGATCATATATAATAAATGACCCCAGATTAAACTCGATAATCATATATTAAAcagtttcttccttctttttgttCCATGTCTGCATTCTGTAGCATTTAAATTGAAAGAATAAGTATGACTATAGTTGCATGTAGTAGTTGTTAACGGTTGTTGGTGTTAAAATTTTGCAGGTTAAGAATTCATGGCGTCTTTATGCTGAAAATGCTTCCCAGAGGTTAACTCGATTCATCGAAGCAATATCTTCCCAAGACAATAGAGTAGCACTTGAATCCATTTCTAAAGGAAAATCTCTTTCCAAAGGAGCAGCTAAGCTTCTTCAAAGTATCAATCATAATCTGGTAAGCTAATATTCATTCATGAAAGTCCAAAAAATGGGTGTGATCAGCTTGATTAGTTCAGTTCCCTAAAGTCATTTATTTAACCTTTCGCAGGAAGGTATGTTGTGGGAGAGACCAGATATCAAATTTCTAAGACCAAACCATAGGGAATTGGGACATAAGTTGCAAGAAATGGAGATACCAATTAAGGGGATGGAGATGGCTTTATCTTCGTGTTCTTCCTTTCCTGTTGATATGATCGACCAAGGGCTGAGAGATCATTTACTTAACTCACAGCTACAGATCAGCCTAAAACTACTGCAATCTAAGTACCCTGTGCCTTCGGAGGCAACAACAGTTCCAGAAGGTCAGACAGAAATCTTTGACAAGCCCCTTTGGACTAACAAAACCAACACCACAACCCATCAAGATCTCCCAGCTTTGTTCTTCTTGTACTGCATGGAACTCCTCTTAGGTGACCTCCCTATTGCTCGGAATCCCGGAAACACTCCAAAATGCAAAGAAAAAAGAGGTGATTCACAGACTCAAGCACAGTGTATCTGCAAAAGGGTCTGGAGAAGCATTAGGCCAAGCCTCGGGAATTTTATTTTTGCCCTCAAGTGCTCAATCGCATTAGGCTTTGCTGTCTTTCTTGGTTTGATTTACAACAAGGAGCAAGGATACTGGTCGGGCCTCACCATCGCCATCAGCTTCATAACAGGACGACAAGCGACATTTACAGTTGCGAATGCTAGAGCACAAGGAACAGCACTGGGATCAGTCTATGGAatcatatttttatttctttttcaaaaagTCGACCAGCTAAGGCTCTTACCGATCTTACCTTGGATTGTTTTCACTCATTTTCTTAGGCATAGCAAGATGTATGGCCAAGCTGGTGGGATCTCAGCGGCAATTGGGGCGTTGCTAATCTTAGGTAGAGAAAACTATGGTCAACCAAGTGCCTTTGCAATTGCAAGAATTGCAGAGGCTTGCATTGGACTGACCTGCTTCACTTTAGTAGAGGTTCTGTTTTATCCTATGAGAGCAGCGACCCTAGCAAAAAATCAATTTTCGCAAAGCTTGGGGGCACTTGGAGATTGCGTTCAAGGCATAAACCTCTGTGTACCAGCTTCTACTGGACTGAGAGAAAAGCACAGGAAGCTAAAATCTCATGTCAAAAAACTGGAGACCTTCATTGAAGAAGCTGAAACGGAGCCTAACTTCTGGTTCTTGCCCTTTCAAGGTGATTGTTACAATAGGATCCTAGGATCCATGTCGAAAATGGTGGATCTTCTATCCTTTGTGGCCCACAACAAAGACTTCATCTCACAGAAATCTGAAGGTGCTTCACAGGAGCTAAAACACCATATGTATACTGATCTGGAGCTTCTAAAAGTGAAGATCGGGTCTTCACTAAAATGCCTTGAGCAGGTGATTTCAACGAAATCCCTTGCAGCGTTTGAGAAAGCGGCGCAGAGTGAATACGATAGCGAAATGGGCATATCACCAAACCCGTTTATGATTTTGGGTACATGTGATGAAGAGGCTGACGCTATGGTAAGTAATTTCCTACAACATATCAAAGAAGCAGTTGAGAGAGTACATAACAGCGATGGTGAGGTGAAGGATGTGAGCCAAATGGTTCTTTGTTTGAGTAGCCTGGGATTCTGCATCCGGAGTTTGACAGAAGAAACAATGAAGATCAAGGAAGAAGTAAGAAAACTTGTCGAATGAGAGAGTCCTAAGAGATGTGTTTCATTGACAATATATCTAACATTCTAACCCATTGGCAGATAGATACTAATAAATCTGTCAAATCTCTCTTTTTATCTATCAGATTTGTTATATCTTTCAATCTTTCATGTAGATCAGTTTACCATCCCCAGCACAAGTTGTAATTGGGAAAGTTTATATCTAAAATAATGAAATTAATAACCCTTCTGAATATCCGCCAAccggttttttctttttcatgcatTATTTTTTATTGGGTTTAAGTCACCTCTGATCCTCCCGGTTCATCTATCCCAACTTTGAAACTCCTTTGAATAAGTTCTTTTGCAATTTCTAAGAACGCCACGACAAATCACAATGGTAAGACAAGACAGAACTAACATCTTATCAAACAGTATAACCAAATTCAAATATAAACACAGCCAATATCCATTAGTATCAACGCAAAAGTGCTGCAAACTTTTTAtgaaagcagaaattataagtGAATGAAAATCACGTGTCTATAATAGCGAACATTCATATTGCATAATAACGCCTTTAACTAAATTAAGTTGTATCCATTGTGAAACCACTcatactacaaaagtaataggACATCTCTATCAATAGCAAAAATGGCATGTCTATTCATATTTTGGGTCAGCCATCACATAATGATACGCGATTACCAAAACAAAGATGAAGATGCCAAGGAAATTGGCAAAGAAGCCCAGGTCCTGATCGTCAAACATCTGGGACAtgaaataaaatacaaaacttAGAAGGATGAATTGTACCAGAATATTGCTTTAAATATTTGTTAAATACACATGCAACACCAACACAATTTGGCAACGTTGAAAGTAACTTTCTAACTGACCCAATACAAACATCGCATAGAGTTCAAACTCAAACACAAATGTGCATTAAGCAAACAGAAAATTATTCAGAgaatataatcaataagaatCTGAGATAAGTACTGAAAGTAAGAGATGTTGAGCAGCTATTGAAACACAAAATCATTGAACCCATAACTTCAAGAACTCAATTTATGGAAGAACTTGGTTTTTACATTTTAACTTGAAACCTCAAGCCAAAGCTCCAAGTGCCATAGTATATGCTGCATGAGGGGAAGGAGTGTATATAGAATTATGTGAGAAGCGCCAACATCGCTGCCTCAGACGCCAGTCTTGGTAAACCTTGTCAGTCCAACAAGTACAAAGTCCAATAGAGAAGGAATCAGCAGTGCCATAGAACACCTGCCAAAAGTTTCCAACTGTTGCCATGAAAGAGATAAATGGGATGCTAAGACTTTGTGGAGAGGCTTTCAGCCATTCATCAATCGCCAGTTAGTAATAGGGAAAATGCATGGTCCTCCCCATGGCAACAGTT
Above is a genomic segment from Rosa chinensis cultivar Old Blush chromosome 3, RchiOBHm-V2, whole genome shotgun sequence containing:
- the LOC112194150 gene encoding uncharacterized protein LOC112194150, which codes for MENQIHPLWRVRLAAALRTALACTIVGCATLYSPKPIRNFLTYPSYSYMTTILIVSDATLGQTLMSCWHVVYATCQVVASSVLVLWLVGPARFTNEVAAAAMAVSVFVVALPGSTHLMSKRIAFGQFVNVYVGTVVYGSNTRIVVHPTQVAASTALGALASVLAMMFPYPRLAYYEVKNSWRLYAENASQRLTRFIEAISSQDNRVALESISKGKSLSKGAAKLLQSINHNLEGMLWERPDIKFLRPNHRELGHKLQEMEIPIKGMEMALSSCSSFPVDMIDQGLRDHLLNSQLQISLKLLQSKYPVPSEATTVPEGQTEIFDKPLWTNKTNTTTHQDLPALFFLYCMELLLGDLPIARNPGNTPKCKEKRGDSQTQAQCICKRVWRSIRPSLGNFIFALKCSIALGFAVFLGLIYNKEQGYWSGLTIAISFITGRQATFTVANARAQGTALGSVYGIIFLFLFQKVDQLRLLPILPWIVFTHFLRHSKMYGQAGGISAAIGALLILGRENYGQPSAFAIARIAEACIGLTCFTLVEVLFYPMRAATLAKNQFSQSLGALGDCVQGINLCVPASTGLREKHRKLKSHVKKLETFIEEAETEPNFWFLPFQGDCYNRILGSMSKMVDLLSFVAHNKDFISQKSEGASQELKHHMYTDLELLKVKIGSSLKCLEQVISTKSLAAFEKAAQSEYDSEMGISPNPFMILGTCDEEADAMVSNFLQHIKEAVERVHNSDGEVKDVSQMVLCLSSLGFCIRSLTEETMKIKEEVRKLVE
- the LOC112191590 gene encoding dolichyl-diphosphooligosaccharide--protein glycosyltransferase subunit 4A; translated protein: MFDDQDLGFFANFLGIFIFVLVIAYHYVMADPKYE